In a single window of the Microbacterium sp. SL75 genome:
- a CDS encoding alpha-N-arabinofuranosidase produces the protein MTSPTRIVVDRTAVGADVPRRLFGSFVEHMGRCVYDGIHSPGHDTADGQGFRADVLELVRELGATVVRYPGGNFVSGYRWEDGVGPREERPVRLDAAWHSTETNQVGLHEFAEWADAAGLEVMEAVNLGTRGVAEAADLLEYANHPAGTALSDRRRDNGREDPFGIRLWCLGNEMDGPWQIGHKTADEYGRLSAETARMMRFIDPTVELVAAGSSNHEMPTFGEWERTVLRHTAGLIDHISVHAYYEEDPADPASFLASGVALDRYIGEVADIIDEVGATTPDGRPIGISVDEWNVWNQTRWNEVDKPRVFTGDWPIAPRLIEDDYTVTDAVVVGSLLITLIRRSDRVSMANLAQLVNVIAPIRTEPDGGAAWRQTTFHPFALTAKAASGRVVVPRVDGATIDTPRLGPVDAVDTVATVDGDTVSVFLVHRDLEAPTPVELDLGRVDAVEAVVVTIPEGGDRHTTNSADGEPVAPVGLDVEVGDDGILRFTLPALSWVRLRARLVD, from the coding sequence ATGACCTCCCCCACCCGTATCGTCGTGGACCGCACCGCCGTCGGAGCCGACGTCCCCCGCCGCCTGTTCGGCTCGTTCGTCGAGCACATGGGCCGTTGCGTGTACGACGGCATCCACTCCCCCGGGCACGACACCGCCGACGGCCAGGGCTTCCGCGCCGACGTGCTCGAGCTCGTGCGCGAGCTGGGCGCCACCGTCGTGCGCTACCCCGGCGGCAACTTCGTGTCGGGCTACCGCTGGGAGGACGGTGTGGGCCCGCGCGAAGAGCGTCCGGTTCGGCTGGATGCCGCGTGGCACAGCACCGAGACCAATCAGGTGGGCCTGCACGAGTTCGCCGAGTGGGCGGATGCCGCGGGCCTGGAGGTCATGGAGGCGGTCAACCTCGGCACGCGCGGCGTGGCCGAGGCCGCCGACCTGCTCGAGTACGCCAACCACCCCGCCGGCACCGCGCTGAGCGACCGCCGCCGCGACAACGGCCGCGAAGACCCGTTCGGCATCCGCCTGTGGTGCCTGGGCAACGAGATGGACGGCCCCTGGCAGATCGGCCACAAGACCGCCGACGAGTACGGCCGCCTGTCCGCCGAGACCGCACGCATGATGCGCTTCATCGACCCGACGGTCGAGCTCGTGGCCGCGGGCAGCTCGAATCACGAGATGCCGACGTTCGGCGAATGGGAGCGCACCGTGCTCCGCCACACCGCGGGACTGATCGATCACATCTCGGTCCACGCGTACTACGAAGAAGACCCCGCCGACCCCGCCAGCTTCCTCGCCAGCGGAGTCGCCCTGGACCGCTACATCGGCGAGGTCGCCGACATCATCGACGAGGTCGGGGCGACGACCCCCGACGGCCGCCCGATCGGCATCAGCGTCGACGAGTGGAACGTCTGGAACCAGACCCGCTGGAACGAGGTCGACAAGCCGCGCGTGTTCACGGGCGACTGGCCGATCGCGCCGCGCCTGATCGAAGACGACTACACCGTGACCGACGCCGTCGTCGTGGGCTCGCTCCTGATCACGCTCATCCGCCGCTCCGACCGCGTGTCGATGGCGAACCTCGCGCAGCTCGTGAATGTCATCGCCCCCATCCGCACCGAGCCCGACGGCGGCGCAGCCTGGCGGCAGACCACCTTCCACCCCTTCGCCCTCACGGCCAAGGCGGCATCCGGTCGCGTCGTCGTCCCGCGTGTCGACGGCGCTACCATCGACACCCCGCGGCTCGGCCCGGTCGACGCCGTCGACACGGTCGCCACCGTCGACGGCGACACCGTGTCGGTGTTCCTCGTGCACCGCGACCTCGAGGCCCCGACCCCGGTCGAGCTCGACCTCGGCCGGGTCGACGCCGTCGAAGCCGTGGTCGTCACGATCCCCGAGGGCGGGGACCGCCACACCACCAATTCCGCCGACGGCGAGCCCGTCGCCCCCGTCGGACTCGACGTCGAGGTGGGCGACGACGGCATCCTGCGTTTCACCCTCCCCGCTCTGTCGTGGGTACGCCTGCGCGCGCGCCTCGTCGACTGA